The Hypanus sabinus isolate sHypSab1 chromosome 5, sHypSab1.hap1, whole genome shotgun sequence genome has a segment encoding these proteins:
- the LOC132394555 gene encoding alpha-1,3-mannosyl-glycoprotein 2-beta-N-acetylglucosaminyltransferase-like translates to MLRRGNVVAWGVLLFIAWNLLLLFFLLARPPAGGAGGGEGGVPASEDLTHQVVKVAEEVEQELEAQKKLLQEIQAHQSRWRLGRGRGENGKQHPPAPTSTRQALPQDSPLPVLVIGCDRPTIRRCLDKLLLHRPSKELFPILVSQDCGHEETSRVIASYGDQLLHLRQPDLSEPPVPAGHRKFQGYYRIARHYRWALNQVFHTYHYDAAVVVEDDLEVAPDFFEYFRALRPLLLQDPSLWCASAWNDNGKEQMVEVGRPEVLYRTDFFPGLGWMLLRSTWEELEPKWPGAFWDDWMRNPAQRQGRSCIRPEVSRTITFGRKGVSNGQFFDQHLKFIKLNERFVPFTSLDLSYLQKERYDPAFSQQVYSAPALRVEELQRGERPESSEVRVQYTSRDAFKAFAKALGAMDDLKSGVPRAGYRGVVTFMYRSRRVFLAPPEDWNGYDPSWS, encoded by the coding sequence ATGCTGCGCCGGGGCAACGTGGTGGCGTGGGGCGTGCTGCTCTTCATTGCCTGGAACTTGCTGCTCCTCTTCTTCCTGCTGGCCCGGCCCCCGGCGGGAGGGGCTGGCGGGGGTGAGGGGGGTGTCCCGGCCTCCGAGGATCTCACCCACCAGGTGGTGAAGGTGGCCGAAGAGGTGGAGCAGGAACTGGAGGCCCAGAAGAAGCTGCTGCAGGAGATCCAGGCGCACCAGAGCCGGTGGCGCCTGGGTCGGGGCCGAGGAGAGAATGGGAAGCAGCATCCCCCGGCTCCCACCTCCACCCGTCAAGCTCTGCCCCAAGACAGCCCTCTGCCCGTGCTGGTGATCGGCTGTGACCGCCCCACCATTCGCCGCTGCCTGGATAAGTTGCTGCTACACCGGCCCTCCAAGGagctcttccccattctggtcagCCAGGACTGCGGTCATGAAGAGACATCCCGGGTCATTGCCTCCTATGGCGACCAGCTCCTCCACCTGCGGCAGCCAGACCTGAGTGAACCGCCCGTGCCAGCAGGCCACCGCAAGTTCCAGGGGTACTACCGCATTGCCCGGCACTACCGGTGGGCCCTGAACCAGGTCTTCCACACTTACCACTACGATGCCGCCGTGGTGGTGGAGGACGACCTGGAGGTGGCCCCGGACTTTTTCGAGTACTTCCGCGCCCTGCGGCCCCTCCTGCTTCAGGACCCCAGCCTGTGGTGTGCCTCGGCCTGGAACGACAATGGCAAGGAGCAGATGGTGGAGGTCGGAAGGCCCGAGGTCCTCTATCGCACTGATTTCTTCCCCGGCCTAGGCTGGATGCTGCTCCGCTCCACGTGGGAGGAGCTGGAGCCCAAGTGGCCTGGCGCCTTCTGGGATGACTGGATGCGGAATCCCGCCCAGAGGCAGGGCCGCTCCTGCATCCGGCCCGAGGTCTCCCGCACCATCACCTTCGGCCGTAAGGGCGTCAGCAATGGGCAGTTCTTCGACCAACACCTCAAGTTCATCAAGCTCAACGAGCGTTTTGTGCCTTTCACCAGCCTGGACCTGTCCTACCTGCAGAAGGAGCGTTACGACCCAGCCTTCAGCCAGCAGGTGTACAGTGCGCCAGCCCTGCGCGTGGAGGAGCTGCAACGGGGCGAGCGGCCTGAGTCGTCCGAAGTCCGCGTCCAGTACACCTCCCGCGATGCCTTCAAGGCCTTCGCCAAAGCCCTGGGCGCCATGGACGACCTCAAGTCAGGCGTACCCCGAGCTGGCTACCGGGGTGTTGTCACTTTCATGTACCGCAGCCGTAGGGTATTCCTGGCGCCGCCCGAGGACTGGAATGGATACGACCCCAGCTGGAGTTAG